A DNA window from Vigna angularis cultivar LongXiaoDou No.4 chromosome 1, ASM1680809v1, whole genome shotgun sequence contains the following coding sequences:
- the LOC108347873 gene encoding cysteine-rich receptor-like protein kinase 43 isoform X1 codes for MDRDKDKSHTHSFFRSFVKHFKFGSSKEGSDEADIQKMAAQEQKIFAYETLASVTKNFSDIHKLGEGGFGPVYKGKLNDGREIAVKKLSHSSNQGKKEFMNEAKLLARVQHRNVVNLVGYCVHGNEKLLVYEYVAHESLDKFLFKLQKREKLDWKRRLGIITGVAKGLLYLHEDSHNCIIHRDIKASNILLDDKWTPKIADFGMARLFPEDQTQVNTRVAGTNQTKFNTTSSFAYTLVWIISTFFGISGYMAPEYVMHGNLSVKADVFSYGVLVLELITGHRNSSFNLDVDAQSMLDWAYKMYKKGKSLEIVDPTLADTMVGEEVAMCIQMGLLCTQGDPQLRPTMRRVVVMLSRKPGQMQEPTRPGVPGSRYRRPRRHSALSSTLGTSGASDSHTSDSSNYTTVTTSATGTSSATVESDPKGKRPMREG; via the exons AGGGAAGCGATGAAGCTGACATACAGAAAATGGCTGCGCAAGAGCAGAAGATTTTTGCCTACGAAACCTTGGCTTCTGTCACCAAGAATTTTAGTGATATTCACAAGCTAGGCGAGGGAGGTTTTGGCCCTGTCTACAAG GGTAAGCTGAATGATGGGAGAGAGATTGCTGTGAAGAAGTTATCACACAGTTCAAATCAAGGGAAGAAAGAGTTCATGAACGAGGCCAAGTTGTTGGCTCGTGTGCAGCATCGGAATGTGGTGAATCTGGTGGGCTATTGTGTCCATGGCAACGAAAAGCTACTTGTTTATGAGTATGTTGCTCATGAAAGTCTAGACAAGTTTCTTTTCA AATTACAAAAGAGAGAGAAGCTGGATTGGAAACGTAGGTTGGGCATAATCACAGGCGTTGCAAAGGGGTTACTTTATCTGCACGAAGACTCACACAATTGCATCATCCATCGCGACATCAAGGCCAGTAATATCTTGCTTGATGACAAATGGACGCCCAAGATTGCAGATTTTGGCATGGCTCGTCTCTTCCCCGAAGATCAGACCCAAGTCAACACACGTGTGGCTGGAACCAA ccaaacaaaatttaatacgACTTCTTCATTCGCATACACACTAGTTTGGATCATTTCCACGTTTTTTGGTATCAG TGGATACATGGCTCCAGAATATGTTATGCATGGAAATCTATCGGTGAAGGCAGATGTATTTAGTTATGGAGTTTTGGTATTGGAATTGATCACCGGCCATAGAAACTCCTCTTTCAATTTGGACGTGGACGCCCAGAGCATGCTTGATTGG GCATACAAGATGTACAAGAAAGGGAAGAGCTTAGAAATTGTGGATCCGACGTTGGCAGATACAATGGTAGGTGAAGAGGTAGCGATGTGCATTCAGATGGGTTTGTTATGCACTCAAGGTGATCCACAGCTACGTCCCACGATGAGGCGTGTGGTGGTGATGCTGTCAAGGAAACCAGGCCAGATGCAAGAACCAACCAGACCAGGGGTGCCTGGTTCTAGATACAGAAGACCTCGAAGACACTCTGCATTGTCTTCCACATTGGGTACCTCAGGTGCCTCCGATTCACACACTTCTGATTCAAGTAATTATACGACTGTTACTACTAGTGCCACTGGGACCAGCTCTGCCACTGTTGAATCAGACCCCAAGGGTAAACGTCCAATGAGGGAGGGTTAA
- the LOC108347873 gene encoding cysteine-rich receptor-like protein kinase 43 isoform X2: MDRDKDKSHTHSFFRSFVKHFKFGSSKEGSDEADIQKMAAQEQKIFAYETLASVTKNFSDIHKLGEGGFGPVYKGKLNDGREIAVKKLSHSSNQGKKEFMNEAKLLARVQHRNVVNLVGYCVHGNEKLLVYEYVAHESLDKFLFKLQKREKLDWKRRLGIITGVAKGLLYLHEDSHNCIIHRDIKASNILLDDKWTPKIADFGMARLFPEDQTQVNTRVAGTNGYMAPEYVMHGNLSVKADVFSYGVLVLELITGHRNSSFNLDVDAQSMLDWAYKMYKKGKSLEIVDPTLADTMVGEEVAMCIQMGLLCTQGDPQLRPTMRRVVVMLSRKPGQMQEPTRPGVPGSRYRRPRRHSALSSTLGTSGASDSHTSDSSNYTTVTTSATGTSSATVESDPKGKRPMREG; this comes from the exons AGGGAAGCGATGAAGCTGACATACAGAAAATGGCTGCGCAAGAGCAGAAGATTTTTGCCTACGAAACCTTGGCTTCTGTCACCAAGAATTTTAGTGATATTCACAAGCTAGGCGAGGGAGGTTTTGGCCCTGTCTACAAG GGTAAGCTGAATGATGGGAGAGAGATTGCTGTGAAGAAGTTATCACACAGTTCAAATCAAGGGAAGAAAGAGTTCATGAACGAGGCCAAGTTGTTGGCTCGTGTGCAGCATCGGAATGTGGTGAATCTGGTGGGCTATTGTGTCCATGGCAACGAAAAGCTACTTGTTTATGAGTATGTTGCTCATGAAAGTCTAGACAAGTTTCTTTTCA AATTACAAAAGAGAGAGAAGCTGGATTGGAAACGTAGGTTGGGCATAATCACAGGCGTTGCAAAGGGGTTACTTTATCTGCACGAAGACTCACACAATTGCATCATCCATCGCGACATCAAGGCCAGTAATATCTTGCTTGATGACAAATGGACGCCCAAGATTGCAGATTTTGGCATGGCTCGTCTCTTCCCCGAAGATCAGACCCAAGTCAACACACGTGTGGCTGGAACCAA TGGATACATGGCTCCAGAATATGTTATGCATGGAAATCTATCGGTGAAGGCAGATGTATTTAGTTATGGAGTTTTGGTATTGGAATTGATCACCGGCCATAGAAACTCCTCTTTCAATTTGGACGTGGACGCCCAGAGCATGCTTGATTGG GCATACAAGATGTACAAGAAAGGGAAGAGCTTAGAAATTGTGGATCCGACGTTGGCAGATACAATGGTAGGTGAAGAGGTAGCGATGTGCATTCAGATGGGTTTGTTATGCACTCAAGGTGATCCACAGCTACGTCCCACGATGAGGCGTGTGGTGGTGATGCTGTCAAGGAAACCAGGCCAGATGCAAGAACCAACCAGACCAGGGGTGCCTGGTTCTAGATACAGAAGACCTCGAAGACACTCTGCATTGTCTTCCACATTGGGTACCTCAGGTGCCTCCGATTCACACACTTCTGATTCAAGTAATTATACGACTGTTACTACTAGTGCCACTGGGACCAGCTCTGCCACTGTTGAATCAGACCCCAAGGGTAAACGTCCAATGAGGGAGGGTTAA